In Acidovorax sp. 106, the following proteins share a genomic window:
- the flgM gene encoding flagellar biosynthesis anti-sigma factor FlgM: MKIGQKPELPGALAQTGLAKQAKSPAPAAEGVAKGAAAASAAGVPVTVSSSARALEQPGRTTSDFDAKRVSEVRAAINNGTFSVDADAIADKLLSNAQEIFSRARG; encoded by the coding sequence ATGAAGATAGGTCAAAAACCGGAACTCCCGGGCGCATTGGCGCAGACGGGGCTTGCCAAGCAAGCCAAAAGTCCAGCCCCTGCTGCGGAAGGGGTGGCAAAAGGCGCTGCAGCTGCGTCGGCCGCCGGTGTGCCTGTCACGGTGTCCAGTTCAGCCCGCGCACTGGAGCAGCCTGGTCGCACGACCAGCGATTTCGATGCCAAGCGCGTGAGCGAAGTGCGCGCTGCCATCAACAACGGCACTTTTTCGGTGGATGCGGATGCGATTGCGGACAAATTGTTGTCCAATGCGCAAGAAATCTTTTCTCGCGCCCGCGGATAA
- a CDS encoding RNA polymerase sigma factor FliA: MYTAKGQLDRDAMIRQHVPLVRRIAHHMIAKLPPNVELDDLIQVGMMGLADALSRYEMAQGVQFETFATQRIRGAMLDELREGDWMSRSSRKSQKDIEHAVHRLEQKLGRSPLESEIAEEMELSLADYQSLLGKVRGTQLVYLEDMTHGEDDDGFLDRHVADAAADPVELLRDQRLRTSLVNAIKSLPEREQHIMGMYYEHDMNLKEIAAVLGVTESRVCQLHSQSIARLRAKMRSH, translated from the coding sequence ATGTACACCGCCAAAGGCCAGCTCGATCGTGATGCCATGATCCGCCAGCATGTTCCGCTGGTGAGGAGGATTGCGCACCACATGATTGCCAAGCTGCCTCCCAACGTGGAACTGGACGACCTGATCCAGGTCGGCATGATGGGCTTGGCGGATGCCCTGTCGCGCTACGAAATGGCCCAGGGCGTTCAGTTTGAGACCTTTGCCACCCAGCGCATCCGTGGCGCCATGCTCGACGAATTGCGCGAGGGCGACTGGATGTCCCGCAGCTCCCGCAAGAGCCAAAAAGACATTGAGCACGCTGTGCACCGGCTGGAGCAAAAGCTGGGGCGCAGCCCGCTGGAGTCTGAAATTGCCGAGGAGATGGAGCTGAGCCTGGCCGACTACCAAAGCCTGCTGGGCAAGGTGCGCGGCACGCAGCTGGTGTACCTGGAAGATATGACCCACGGCGAGGACGATGACGGTTTTCTGGACCGCCACGTGGCCGATGCTGCGGCCGACCCGGTGGAGTTGCTGCGCGACCAGCGGCTGCGCACATCGCTGGTCAATGCCATCAAAAGCCTGCCCGAGCGCGAGCAGCACATCATGGGCATGTACTACGAGCACGACATGAATCTCAAGGAGATTGCCGCCGTGCTGGGCGTGACCGAATCGCGCGTGTGCCAGCTGCACAGCCAGTCCATCGCCCGCCTGCGCGCCAAGATGCGCAGCCACTGA
- the flgA gene encoding flagellar basal body P-ring formation chaperone FlgA yields the protein MPSLSSLRSVSLALMALWGILAIGTAQAQAVADPTAELGNLTQHWLDDALARNQATGATLRMEVSVGALDSRLNLAPCARVEPYLPAGSRLWGRTRLGLRCVEGRSPWNVFLPVTIKAWGPAWVLTGNVAPGAVLTANDATQAEVDWAADPAPVVANPEAWVGQTASRQLMAGQALRQSMVKAPSIFRAGAQVRVSAQGPGYAVVSAGQALSAGTVGQTVRVRMDNGRVVSGIVAEDGTVTITL from the coding sequence ATGCCTTCCCTTTCTTCCCTGCGCAGCGTTAGCTTGGCCCTCATGGCGCTTTGGGGGATATTGGCCATCGGTACTGCCCAGGCCCAGGCGGTGGCTGACCCCACCGCCGAGCTGGGCAACCTGACCCAGCACTGGCTGGACGATGCCCTGGCCCGCAACCAGGCGACAGGCGCCACGCTGCGCATGGAAGTGAGCGTGGGCGCGCTCGACAGCCGCCTGAACCTGGCGCCCTGTGCCCGGGTTGAACCGTATTTGCCTGCAGGCTCGCGCCTGTGGGGGCGCACCCGGCTGGGGCTGCGGTGCGTCGAGGGGCGCTCGCCCTGGAATGTGTTTTTGCCCGTCACCATCAAGGCCTGGGGCCCCGCCTGGGTGCTGACAGGCAACGTGGCGCCCGGCGCCGTGCTGACTGCCAACGATGCCACGCAAGCCGAGGTGGACTGGGCTGCCGACCCCGCTCCGGTGGTTGCCAACCCTGAGGCCTGGGTGGGTCAGACCGCCTCGCGCCAGTTGATGGCCGGGCAGGCCCTGCGCCAATCCATGGTCAAGGCGCCCAGCATTTTCCGTGCAGGGGCGCAGGTGCGCGTCTCAGCCCAAGGGCCGGGTTATGCTGTGGTCTCTGCGGGCCAGGCGTTGTCCGCAGGCACTGTTGGGCAAACTGTGCGCGTCAGAATGGACAATGGTCGCGTAGTGAGTGGCATTGTGGCTGAAGATGGAACAGTGACCATCACTCTTTGA
- the flgB gene encoding flagellar basal body rod protein FlgB, with protein MLDKMTNQLGFQGNALILRAERQRIIASNIANADTPGYVSRDFDFAKTLREATESGASSVVKNLATGGTGPAVSTATSDPRHFQATTTGSGSASTLSGPSKLGYAVQTQPALDNNSVDLDRERSNFVDNAVRYEATLRFINGNAKTMLSAIQGQ; from the coding sequence ATGCTTGACAAGATGACCAACCAGCTGGGATTTCAAGGCAACGCGCTGATACTGCGCGCCGAGCGCCAGCGCATCATCGCCAGCAACATTGCCAACGCAGACACCCCCGGCTACGTGTCGCGGGATTTCGACTTTGCCAAAACCTTGCGCGAAGCCACTGAATCGGGTGCCAGCAGCGTCGTGAAGAACCTGGCCACCGGTGGCACAGGCCCCGCCGTGAGCACCGCCACGTCAGACCCCCGGCATTTTCAAGCCACCACCACAGGTTCGGGCTCGGCATCCACACTCTCAGGCCCCAGCAAGCTGGGCTATGCCGTGCAGACCCAGCCCGCGCTGGACAACAACTCGGTGGACCTGGACCGCGAACGCTCGAACTTCGTGGACAACGCCGTGCGCTACGAGGCCACGCTGCGCTTCATCAACGGCAACGCCAAAACCATGCTCAGCGCCATCCAGGGCCAGTAA
- the flgC gene encoding flagellar basal body rod protein FlgC — MSMFSIFNVSSSAISAQSQRLNVVASNLANVDAVAGPDGKAYKARQVVFQTAPMGSDAAAGVRVTSIKESDAPGRKVHDPSHPSADEQGYVTHSNVNAVEEMVNMISASRSYQNNVEVMNTAKSLLLKTLQIGQ, encoded by the coding sequence ATGTCCATGTTCTCCATCTTCAATGTGTCCAGCAGCGCCATCAGCGCGCAGTCACAGCGCCTGAACGTCGTGGCCAGCAACCTGGCCAACGTCGATGCGGTGGCGGGCCCCGATGGCAAGGCTTACAAGGCGCGCCAGGTGGTGTTTCAAACCGCCCCCATGGGCTCTGACGCCGCTGCGGGCGTGCGCGTGACGTCCATCAAGGAAAGCGACGCCCCTGGCCGCAAGGTGCATGACCCCTCACACCCCTCGGCCGACGAGCAGGGCTATGTGACGCACTCCAACGTGAACGCTGTAGAGGAAATGGTGAACATGATTTCCGCCTCGCGCTCATACCAAAACAACGTCGAGGTCATGAACACGGCCAAGTCGCTACTCCTCAAAACCCTGCAAATAGGCCAGTAA